The genome window CTCCAGCGGAGGGGATGATTACGAACAATCCTTCCTTGCAGGTCGTGGGAAGGACGGAACCCGACGCATCTCTCTTCGTTCAGGGGGTTCCCACCACGGTCCAGCCGTCCGGGGACTTCGACACTCCGGTCTCCCTTGCGGAAGGCCCGAATCTCATCACGGTCCAGGCGTTCGACTTGGCCTCCAACACAAGGATGGTTGTGAGGAACGTTACGCTGGACACAGTTCCGCCGCCACTCGCGATCAACACCCCCGCGAACAACTCGATCACCAGCACGGTCACACAGCTTTTCCAAGGCTCCACCGAGCCGGGAGCTTCCGTCGAGATCGCGGGCACGATACTCTCCGTTCAGCCGGACGGCTCGTTCTCAACCAACATCGCCCTGGTGGAAGGACAGAATCTGATCCCCGCAAAGGCAATCGACGCGGCTGGGAATGAAAGAACAGAGATCATCAACATCACTCTCGACACGAACGCTCCCTATCTCTCGGTCACTGAACCGTATGACGGCCTCGTCACGAACATCCCCTCGGTTGTCGTGAGTGGAGATGTGGAGATCGGCAGCAGTCTTAGGATAAACGGTGCTCCATCCTCCGTGAACCCAGATGGCTCGTTCAGCGAGGTCGTTTCACTCTCGATCGGTGACAATGCCGTCACGGTGGATGCCACGGACCTGGCGGGCAACATGGCTGTCGTCCCGCTGAACGTCCGATTCGATCCTTTCCCGCCAGCCCTGCAAGTGCTGTCTCCGCAGAACGGCTCGATTGTGGGCATCCCCACGGTCGCCGTCTCCGGGACGACGGAACCGGGGGCCACGCTCTCGGTGAACGGGATCCTGGCCTTGGTGTCGGTGGCGGGGGATTTCTCCATTGACATATCTCTGTCAGAGGGTGCGAATTGGATCGACGTGTCCTCCTGGGACGAAGCCGGGAATGAGAACAGCACGTCACTCTTGGTCCACCTCGACACCGTCGCCCCTCCGCTGGCTCTGTTCTCGCCCGAAGACAACCTTCACACCAAGACCATCCAGATCTCGGTCGAGGGTCAAACGGAACCGGGAGCCATCGTGGAGGTAAACGGGTTCTCCGTCTCTCTCCAACCAGATGGGACCTTCCAGAGGTATGTGAGCCTCGCGGCGGGCGAGAACACGATTGCCGTCATCGCGAAGGATGCGGCCGGGAATGAAGCCCGCGAGGAGAGAACGGTCATCTACGACACGATTGCGCCGGAACTCAACCTAACGTCACCCTCGAACGGCACGATTACTCCCCATCCATCCATACTCGTCCAGGGCAGGACGGAGCCTGACGCGGTCGTCTTCATCGGCGACCTGAGCACGAATCCCAGGCCCAACGGGAGTTTCGAGGCCCTTGTCGGTCTTTCCGAGGGCGAGAACACGATCACCGTCGAGTCCTTCGATCTGGCGGGGAACTCCGCGACAGTCACTGTCCATGTGATTGCTGACACCCAGGACCCACATGCCGAGGCGGGCGGTGACATACTGAAGGAGCAGTTCGAAGCGGTCGCGTTCACTGCGAGCGCGTCCTCCGACAATCTCGGGATTCAATCATTCAGTTGGAGATTCGTTGACGGGGACGAGGAAATCCTTCTATCCGGCGAAACGGCCCAGTACACGTTCGATGTTGTCGGAACCTACGAGGTTGTCCTGGAAGTGGTGGACACGGCCGGTAATTCCGACGAGGACGTCCTTCTCGTCAGGATATCCCCGGAGGGCGACCTGGACAACGACGGCCTGCAGGACGACTGGGAGGAAGATAACTTCGGGGATCTCAGTGAGAGCGGCGTCGATGATCCAGACGAGGACCGGTTCCTCAACATCCAGGAGGAGGATGCGGGGACGGACCCCACGGACAGCGACACCGACGGCGATGGCCTTGTCGATGGCCTTGACCCGGACCCGCTAATCCCTCAAGTCGAAAAAGGAGAGGAGCTGTGGGACTACTGGTGGGTCCTAGTGCTGATGGCCGCCGTCGTGATCGCACTCCTGGCTTTCCTGATGCTGAGGAGGCCGCCGGAGCAGATTGAGGAGAGTGAGGAAGCTGAAGCTGACGAGAGTTGAGTGCCCGAGCTGCGGGCATCCGCTGGTCTCCAAACAGAGGGAGGAGGACCTGCTCTTCGCGTGCGACTGCGGCACGATCCACATGAGGGACCCGAAGCCGAAGGAAGTCGAGTTTCAGATCGCTCGTCCCCGAGATGCCAGTCGCCCGGACAACGTCTACGTGCCTTTCTGGCGGGTCTCGGCTCACGTCTCCATGCTGGGTTCCGACGTCGTTGGGGGTTACATCCACAAACTGGCCACGCTCATCGAAGGTGGAGACGGCAGGTCGGGAGACCTTGACATCTACATCCCCGCCACGAAGCTCCCCGCCGAGGAATTCAGGAAGTGGGCCGTGGCCTTCACGAACAACCCTCCCCGCTACGCCGAATACAAGGACTTCGGCGGGATCTCAAGAATGCCCTGCAACATCTCCAAGAACGAGGCGGAAAAGCTGGCGGACTTCGTGATCCTCACGAACGAGGCGGAGA of Candidatus Thermoplasmatota archaeon contains these proteins:
- a CDS encoding zinc ribbon domain-containing protein; protein product: MRKLKLTRVECPSCGHPLVSKQREEDLLFACDCGTIHMRDPKPKEVEFQIARPRDASRPDNVYVPFWRVSAHVSMLGSDVVGGYIHKLATLIEGGDGRSGDLDIYIPATKLPAEEFRKWAVAFTNNPPRYAEYKDFGGISRMPCNISKNEAEKLADFVILTNEAEKPGTLQYIEYTMTVNNMSLVFLPFIRDSTARLYINL